Below is a window of Tolypothrix bouteillei VB521301 DNA.
CCTAAGTGAATAAATTCGTGGTCAATAGCACACAAGTTAAACTTAAATCCTGGTGCTTCCTTTGGCAAACATTCTTCTGTTGTTGCTGCACCACCGGGAACAGAACGCTTTTCCAATAGCAAGACGCTGTAACCCGCTTTTAACAAGTACGCAGCACAAACTAACCCGTTGTGTCCTGCTCCAATAATTACAACATCATACGTTTGCATAATTTATTTCAAGCCTCTCGATATACTTCAGATATTAGAAAATCCTCAGTCACCTTTCATCGCTCGTGAGTTAGAAAAATTAACCTTTAGGAAGATACCGCATTCAGATCCCCGACTTCTTAAAGAAGTCGGGGATCTGAATGCAGTCGAGATTAGTCAAGGTTAACCCTTAACATTACTAAACCTAAAAGCTACATTCAAAAATTCAATTTCCCAATTTTAAGCTTTCAGTTACTGCTTGCCGATCGCTCTACGAAGGTAGATGTTTTACATAAGCTTCTACCAAAAGTATTAAGCTTTCCTTTTGTACTTTCATCTCTTTCACTCTTATAGCCATATCCTCAAATACAAAATATGGTAGAGCAAGCAGTTCTTTTACCTTTTCCATTAAAGCAACAACTATATCTAGAGCTATCCCTTCTCCCTCCGTGCAGTTGAAATTTTCTAGCATCACGGGTTTATCCTGAGTCCGGGGACTAGCCATTGCTGCAAAACATACCGATTGAGTCTTACCTCGATCTTGTACCAGGATTTTTCCATTAAACGTCATCTTACCATTTCCTGGCAAGTAAATCTGTATTTCTTGTGGCTTAAGGGTGACAATTCTGTCATCTACATTCAAATAAAAATCTGGTATTTTGCTGCGAATGTAGTTTGACTTCAAAGCATTGTTTATATCTGCTTCTGCAAGCACAACACGAGCAGTTGCATTGACTGGTTTGTTAAGCTCAACTTGACCAAACAGAGCACTTAAAGGATTAACAGAAATACCATCTGTTTGCAGTACTAATTCCTGCAAGCGGATATCTTTTATAACTAGCCCTCGACCTGCAACCGAAACTCCATCAGCTTCTCCCTGAATTATCTTCAGCAGATCTGTTTGTACGTCTACTTCTATTTTGTCTGCACTATCCATCTGCTGAGATAGCGTCTTTTCTGCAACTTGTGACAGCATTTGTTCTTCAATTTTTTGCTGTTCCAACATAAATTCACTATCTCCTACCCTACATCTCTTATCGCCTAATTTAGACGTGGATAGTTAGGAAGTGTATCTGCATGAAGATATAGAAAATCTCATCCATCGCTAATACTTTTTATAACCATCTTAACGCCCCCTGAAGGAACAATGGTAATTCCCCTACGCACTGGATGTACTGGACGATTGTCAGCCAGTTCTAATTGAAAGCGCATCAAAATTGTTGCCAACACTAATTTTAGCTCGTACATGGAAAATGCTGTACCAATGCAACCGCGATAACCTCCACCAAAAGGCAAATATTCATAAGGCGAAAATTTCCGCTCTAAAAATCTCTCCGGGAGAAATTTTTTTGGTTCTGGATAAGTTTCAAGACGCTGATGTGCTAAGTAGATACAGGGAACTAAAACTGTTCCAAATTCATATTTCTGACCTGCAATCTCTACTTTATCTTTAACCATTCTTGGGGTGCAAATTAAGGCAATGGGATGCACTCTCAGAGTTTCTTGGCAAACAGCACTCAAATAGGGAAGTTGAGTTATGTCTTCAGGAGAGGCTTTACTGTCCAAACTATTTAGTTCTTTTAACAAATTATCTTTGACTTGTGGGTGAGAGTGAATTAAATAAAATACCCAAGTTAAAACAGCAGCTGTAGTTTCATATCCTAAAAGTAATAGTGAGACTAATTGGTCGCGTAACTCTATATCTGTCATTTTTTGCCCGTCTTCGTCACTCGCTGACATTAACAGGCTGAGAACATCTGTGCGAGAATTACTGTCTAAATTCTTATTTTCCACCCGGCGTTCGGAAATTTCTGCATAAATGAGTTTATCAATGTCCTCAATCCGTTTTTTGTAATTTCCCCAAGGACTCCACGTACCTAAATCTTTCTGGAGTGGTGGAAAGAAAAAGAAAGTAGAGTATAATGGTTTTGTAATATCTTCTAGTAATGAAGTTAATTTTTTTCTAAGTTGTTGATAGCGATCGCCTGGACGAAGACCAAAGACAACTTGCAGAATAATTTGCAAAGTGATATCTGGCATAATTTTTTGCATAGAAACTATTGTCCCTACTTGCCAGTTTTGTGTGGCTTCTTCTGTTATATTGCAAATAGCTTCACCGTAAGTTTTCATGCGATCGCCATGAAAAGGTGGCATTAATAACTGACGCTGTCGGTTGTGCGATCGTCCTTCTTGTAAAACTATAGAATTTGAGCCAAACAAAGGTTCAAACACATGAGTCGCTTTTTTAAAATCCAACTCTTTAGCTGGTACTGCGAAGCACTCTGCAATGGCTTGAGGATGACTAAAAAATACCACAGGTGGAGAATTCAGTCCTAATACTCGGACTGAGAAAGGGTCACCATATCGAGCAGCACTGTTTTCTAAGAACTTTATCGGGTTGATTATTAATTGGATTGTTTGTAATAACGGTAATTTCATAATAAATTTTTTGATTTTTACCCCGGCGAATAGAATTCGCGGCTATACAGGCGAAACCCACCTACGTGGGTTTCAAAATCTCCAACCGTTAGTCCGCGTATAGCCCTTACGGGCATAGCCTGCGGCATCGCGTAGCGTGCGCTTTGCGCTTAGGCGGACTTTGTTTGTATAATACCGGATTCTATTCGCCGAAAATTTTTCCTTTTGAACCGCACCAGGCGCAGAGTACGCAGAGGACAGAGGTGAGGGAGATAGAACACTTAACCGGAAATAGATTCCAAAAGTTGAGATTTAATGCTATGCGGACTTGCAACTGCCATTTCTATGGGACGATGAGGACCTGTGACTAATCCACGACGTTTTGGTTTAATATCATCTTTTGTAACTAACGCCAAGTCAAGTTGAGACAGAATTGTTGCTAACACCACTTTCATCTCAAATTGAGCAAATGCAGTACCAATGCAGCGCCTGACACCACCGCCAAAAGGTAAATATTCGTATGGCGAAAATTGCCTTTCTAAAAAACGTTCTGGTTTAAACTGCTTGGGTTCGGGATATAAGTCCTCGCGCTGATGTGTGAGGTAAATTGAGCCAAGTAGAATTGTACCGGGTTCGAGGTCGTAACCGCACATTGAGACAGGGGTTTTGACTACCCTTGGAAAGGTCAGCATTCCTACTGGATAAATCCGGAGAGTTTCACAGCACACAGCATTGAGGTAGGGTAGTTTCAACACGGTACTATAATCCAAGCGAGCGCTCAACGAATCGAGTTCTGCTTGCAGTTTTTCTTTGACTTCTGGTAGCTTGTGAATCCAGTATATTGCCCAAGTTAAGGCTGTTGCGGTTGTTTCGTGACCGGCTGTAAGTAAGGTCACTAACTCGTCGCGTAATTCTTCATCTGTCATCGGCTGACCATCTTCATCTGTAGCAGCCATAAGCAAGCTTAGGATATCAGTGCGGGATGCGTCTGGTTTTTCTCGTCGTTCTTGAATTTCCTCTTGTAGAAGTTGGTGAACTTTTGCTCGATTGCGAAGAAATCTTCCCCAAGGGCTTTGCGGTCCCAAATCTTTTTGTAAAGCAGGAAAATAGAGTTGAAGAACTCTTATAGGAGTATTTTCGCGTTCATCTAACAACAAACATAAAGTTTTTTCTATTTCTTCAGCGCGATCGCTATCATACAATCCAAATACGGCTTGCATGATAACGCGCAAAGCAATTGTTTGCATTGCATTTCTCAGAGAAAATGGCTTATCTATTTGCCATTGACTCATAACTTCTTCAGTAACTTTGCTCATCACTTGTCCGTAGACTTTCATTCTGTCACCGTGAAATGGAGGCATTAATAATTGCCGTTGTCTTCGGTGTGCTTCTCCGCTTAAAGTAATTACGGAATTCTTCCCAAGCATTGGTTCAAACACAGTATTCCAATCGCTAGGTGCTTCAAATTCTTTTGTATCACTAGTTAATATTTGTTGTAGCGCTTGAGGATTGCTAACAAAAACAACTGGTTGCATCAAGTTTAGTGTAAAAATGTCACCATAGCGTTTGGCACAGGCTTCCATTTGCGCCATAGGGCTGAGAATCCAATGTAGAATTTGGATAAGACCTGGAGTTCGGACAGTGTTTGGTAGTTTCATCATATCTTGTTATCTCACCGACTTTTTTACCAATGAAACTAACTTTAGATAAACATTTTTTTTGAAGTTGATAGATTGGCTACTTATCAGAATTCTATTTTATTTGTAAAATTTTTGAAGTTGGTGCAATTTCAACAGGTAATGAGTGTACCTTCGCTCCGGATTGAAAGGGAGAGAGGAATTAATGCTTGACTGAGTAAAATTATCAACTTAAGGTTGTTGTACTTCACAACTAGTTAATCCCTTAGCTCTTTTATATTAGTATCAACTGCCACCATGCCATGATTCCTCTATACCCTGACGAATAGCATCATCCATTTCTTCAACAGTTTTTGGTGTTCCTTGGTATTTTAAGCATCCAGCAACATCAGCCAGTGTTGTTTCTAAAAAAGGTTTTTTTGGTTTCAGAAGAATTCCGTCACCCATATCAATTGCTATCAGTTCCTGTTCTACTTCCCAGCCATGAGACTTTCGCAATGGTTCGGGAATTATTACTTGTCCTTCATTGGATATTTTTGTGATTTCCATAATTGAGATCGGGGAACATATAATTATCCTATTGAAATTATAGCAGTATAAGCGTCACCTAATAGCTTCCATTTATTACATGGCTCTATTTTATTTTTGAAATAAATGAACTGTAAATACGCAAAGGTTACAAAGAAAAATTACAGAGGTTTTTCTACCAATTCCAAGGAGGATGTGCTGGGGATTGGTTTAGTTTTATGTTGATTTTTAATTACTAATTCAATGGGACGATTGGGACCTGTTACTAAACCGCGACGTTTTGGTTTAACTTCATGATAATTGACTGAAGCTAAGTTATAAGTTGATAGAATTTTTGCCAGCACGAGTTTCATTTCAAATTGAGCAAAGGCTAAACCAATACAGCGCCTAATTCCACCACCAAATGGTAAAAATTCATAAGGTGAAAATTGCTTTTCTAGAAAACGTTCTGGCTTGAAATTTTCTGGTTCGGGGTATGTTTCTTGACGTCGGTGAGCAAGGTAAATCGATCCAATTACGTCTGTACCGGGTTCTATTGTGTGTCCCATGAGTGAAACTGATGTTTGAGCAACTCGTGCAAAGGTCAGCATTCCTACTGGGTAAATACGTAAGGTTTCACAGCAAACTGCATTGAGGTAGGGGAGTTTAAAAACAGTCATGGGATCTGGATTTTCGCCTAAGTTATCTAGTTCTTGCAGCAATTGTTCTCGAACTGCAGGCAATTTGTGAATCCAGTACAACGCCCAGGTTAAAGCTGTGGCTGTTGTCTCGTGTCCTGCTGTCAGTACAGTGATGAGCTCGTCGCGCAACTGTTCATCGGTCATTTGTTCTCCCATTTCATCTCTTGCAGCTACGAGCATACTGAGAATATCTGTACGCAAGCAGTTACCCTGCTTGCGACGCTCTTGAATTTCTGAGTAAATCAGTTCGTCTGCTTTTTGCTGACGGCGCATTCCTTTTTCCCAGAGCCACGAACCTGGATAACTCATTCTTAATGCTGGGAAAAACAGCAAAGTCATGGATAGCAGGGAACTCCCTCGATCTAAGATCGCAGCTAACAGTTGCTCTAATTGTTGGGCGCGGGAACTGTTGTACAGTCCAAACACGGCTTGTATGATTACGCGTAAGGTTATGGCTTGCATTGCAGAACGAGCACAAAAAGGTTTACCGATTTGCCATTGGCTCATTATCTGTTCTGTTACATCGTTAATGACTTGTCCGTAGCTTCGCATCCTATCACCATGAAAAGGAGGCATTAATAATTGCCTTTGACGCTGATGTGCTTCTCCACTTAAGGTGAAAACCGATTGTTTCCCAACTAGGGGTTCAAATTCTGTATTTAACTCTCCTGGAGATGTAAACTTTTCTGTATCGTTGGTTAAAATTTCTTGCAAGGCTTGGGGATGACTCGTGACTACCAAAGGTGGAGTGTTGCGACCTAACTGGAGAGTAAATATGTCGCCGTAGCGTTTGGCGCATTCTTCCATCTGTGACAAGGGAGTGAAAATCCACTCCAATAGCTGTACCGAAGGTGGCTTCTGCACCGGATTTGGTAGTATCATAAATTTTCTTATATAAAAATCTTTTTACTGAACCTACCATAAAGCCATTCAATTATGTGATGCACGACATTCAAGATTATTATCGTTGTATGACTAAATAGTAATTTATTCTGACAACATGAAAGTTGTAAAATTTTTGTTAAATTGAACAAGCATTTATTTTGCCTCTTCAGAACACTTCGATAAAGGTACTCAGCATGACAGCAACTACCCCAAAGGAAACTTCAACGGCTCCTAATTTTTGTGAAGGAATTCAATACTTTGGCGGAGCTATCCCAGGTTTTGAAACTTATGGCAAAATACCAGCAGTAGATTCGGGTGATTGTGCGATCGCCAATGCCTCAGATCCAGCAGCTGTCTTCCAAACCTTACTTGCTGCTGATGCTTTGCGCTATCTAACATTGCAAATTACTGGTAGTAAAGCCTCCGGACACCCTGGTGGGTTTGCCAGCCAAGCGGAAGCTTACGCATCGCTTGTCATGCTCGGTTACAAAAATATTATTACCGAAGTGGGACATCATGCCCCTGGCTTTTACAGTGCCATGTTCTTAGATCGTTCGTTAGAGGACATGGGAATTTACACGGTGCAGCAATTGCGCGATCGCTTCCGAGAAAAGCACGGGTTGTTAGGGCATCTCTCCGGCTACATTCCCGGTATTTTAGCACCTGCTGGTCCTTTAGGACAGGGGCAACATTTTGCAATGGCGGCTGCGCTGCTGCACAAAGACAAGCTTTTTCCCTTTACCATTGGCGATGGTGGGTTGGGCGAACCTTATGTCATGAGTTCAATGGCGCACTTCCACACCGCTTTTCCTGGCGTGACTAATTTCTTACCTGTGTTGGTATGGAACGGTTACAGTCAAGAACACCACAGCATGGTATCTCTCAAAACTAACCAACAGATGCTCGAATACTGGCGGGGTAACGGTTTTGAGGAAGTCGTGTTAGTTGATGCTAAAGATTTTGACGACACAAACCAATCGGGAGATTATGTTGACAGTACTGCTTTTTCCTTTGAGAAGAGGTTAGCGTTTACTCAAGCTGTACTCTCAGGGGTGGATAAAGCTGCGCGTTCGGCGTTGGGGGGTAAGCTGACTGTTTTTATTATCAAACAACTCAAAGGCGCGGGAGTTCACGCACGAGGTGCTAAGTCTCACAACCTCTATCCGAAAGATACTTTAGACGCACCCCACATTGTTAGTGCTTTGAAAGAACGAGCTTTACCTGTAGAAGCTTGGGAATTGGTAAGAACAAATTGCGAGCGTGCGGGTGGGGGTCCTGCAGCGAAGACTGTTGTGACAGAATTTGAATATCCTTTGCCAGATTTAGGCAAATTGCCTTTAGAAGAATACGCTGTTGGAGGGGAAGCAAAAGTTTCTACCACAGCCATGGGACAATTGGTAGCAAAAGTTGGACAGATAGACAGTCACTTCCTTGTCACCAATGCTGATGGTAACGAAGCATCTGGGATCGGTAATATTAACCAAGCACTGAAGATCATTCACCCCACCACTGACGATCTATACAACCAAACACCCAACGGACAAGTTTACGAACCTTTGAGTGAAGATGCTTGTGCGGGGTTAGCTGTTGGCTTGTCTTTAATGGGTGCGAGAACGTTATGGTGTTCTTATGAATCTTTTGCTATCAACGGGTTACCTATTTGGCAAACTGTGACCCAAGCAATGGCAGAATTGCGCCGTCTTACACCTTCGACTATTACGTTATTTACTGCTGGTGCGTTGGAGCAAGGGCGCAATGGTTGGACTCACCAACGTCCGGAAATTGAAGCTTATTTTGCTTCTATGATGCGGAACGGTAATGTGTTTCCTGTTTTTCCTCCGGATGCTAATAGCATTCAAGTTTGTTATGACTGGGCGCTAACAACTAAGAATAAGGGAATTGTCATTACTGCTAGTAAATCTCCTTTACCCATTCGCACGACTTTTGAACAAACTCGTCAGGGATTGCATGATGGTGCGATCGCATTGCATGAAACTTCTGGTAAGAAGAAAGTTGTTTTTGCTGTAATTGGCGATATGACTTTAATACCAGTGTTTGAAGCTGCTGCTTCCTTAGAACAAGAGGGTATTGGAGTTAAGATAGTTTCTGTTATTAACCCGCGTCGTTTGTATCGTCTTGGTGATACGGCTTGGGATACCTGTTCCGAACCTGATGGCGATTTTGTAAGCGATGAAAAATTTGCTGAATTGTTTGATGGTGATGCTTTGATTGGTGTAACTGGTGGTGCTAGTGCTATGCTTGAACCTATTATGTTGAGAAGTACTAGTAAGCGTGATACTTTCGCTTGGAAGCGTGGAGAAACAACTGCAAGTGCTGGCGAATTGATGGCGTTTAATGGTTTAACTGCTGCGGCTTTAAAGAAACGGGGGCTTGAGTTGGTAGGTTAAGTTTTGATTTTGAGCTACAGATGCACGCAGATGAACGCGGATAAATTAGCGTTTTATGCGTGTATCTGTAGTTTTATTAAGGACTTCCAAATTAAAAAATCTCTAAATTTTTCTTGTATCATAGGATTAGTGTCCGTCTTAAAAATAGGCAGGAAAAGACGCTCACTTCGCAATAGGGGATAATTTACTTCTTGGAAATTCCTTCGATTTAACTATATATTGCACCTGATGCTCAATTTGGTACAAATTATTTATGAAATTCAAGGTGATTTTTACATTTGATTCGGAATATGAAGGGTATGTTGCTGAAGTTCCTGAACTTCCTGGTTGTGTAAGTCAAGGTAAGACGTTGGATGAAGCGATTGAAAATATTAAGGATGCGATTAAAGGCTATCTTCACGTTGAAGCCAAGCACGGTAAGCCCTATGTTCCAAAAGAATCTCAAACCTTTATTGGGGAAGTCATAGTTTGAAGAAGGCAGAAGTACGAAGGCAGAGGGCAGAAGGTTCCATTTAGAAGGGGATTCAGACCCCTCCTAAATGGTAGCGACTGAACGGAGTTCAGTCGGGGTCTTAAACCCTTGTTCCCTTTGGTAACTCGCAGAGAGCGGAGCCAGTATTCCCTTCTGCCTCCAGCAAAGCTGCCCTCTGCCTTTCTTGATAAATGGGACGTTTATCAAATATTTCTGGTAAAGAAGCGGTAAAAATTTTTGAGAAGTTTGGTTACGTCTTAGATCATCAAACTGGGAGCCACATGATTCTTTCGCACATATTAAAACCAACTTTATCAGTTCCTAATCATCGGGAATTAGCGCCAGGTTTACTTAGAAGTTTGATTCGACAAGCAGGAATGACAGTAGATGAATTTTTAGAAAATCAATAAAAAACGCTACAAATATTTTATAGAAGGATAAAACTATCACTTCTATAAAAGAATAATTTACTTTAACCACTATGCATATTATAAACTTAATGAGAAGTTAGAAAAAGTTGCTCAAAAAATTGTGTAACGAATAGTGACATTTTATGTTAAGGAATTACTTTAGTAAAAATGATGGCAAAAGCTCGGAAAAAATGCAGAAATTAGGTAGGACTGAAGCAAATCGACTTACAGCTTCTGAAACAATTCTTCCCTTAGAAAATATACCCACAGAACATTCACTAGAAATATTTATGGAAAGTTTTGGTGCTTGAGAAGACGCTCGCACACTAGAGGAAATAACCAAAGATATGTACGATAGTCGCAATACCTCTAGCAAAGATTATAATTTGTGATGTGCTTAATTATATTAATACAAATTAGTTATCATTCTAGTTTAAAATGACTTTACGAGAGAAAAATCAACGCGTGCAAATCAGTTTAGATATCTCATTTGAACTTTATGAAACATTGAACCAATTAGCTCATAAGATTAATGGAGATAATGCTGAAGTTCTTCTAAAAGCTATTACCTTGATGGAGGTAGCAGTGGAAGCAAAGCAGAGGGGTAAATCTTTATGGATTGCAGACGAAAATAACAATATGGAAAGTAAAATTGTTGGCATTTAGCATTATGGAAAATTTCATAGATTTATCAGATATAATTGCTAACAAAAGCGAGCGGTCGCTAGTTGTGTTATCTGTAAATTTACCATCTCAAGAAGATGCAGTGCTTGAGCGAAAACTGCGAGAACTTAAAGCAAAACAGGAACTTAGGAAAGATTGGATTTTATTTATTGTGAGAGATGTTGTAATTTTTCCCACTACCATACTTTTTATCTTAGTTATCAGTGGCTATTCGCTATTCACTTTGATAAAAAAATAAAATTTTCTGGAAGCTCCTTATATACATCTCGTTAGAGGGTTCTCAATCATTAACATACTTTTCAATAGCTTTTGCCCATATCAAGTAACCTTGACCGTTTAAATGCAGTCCATCAGAAGTATATTTAATATCTAATTGATTCTTAGAATCTGCTAGATAAGAAAACAAATCTATATATTGATAGGAAAAATCTTTTGATAACTCTTGTAACTTTGAATTTAATTTTAAAATATTACTATTATCTTTATAGTAACGAGTTATTTGATTGTTTACAGGTAAAACACTTTGAATAAAAACTTTTGTTTTTGGTGTTTGTTTCTGGAGTTTTGTTAGAATAGCTTTATAATTTATTAGGACTTCTTCTAGAGATTTATTGTAATTAATAATATCGTTAATACCTATCATCAAAAAAATTTTCTTTGGTTGAGCTTCAACTATAGCGTCTAAACGATTGAGTACGAACTCGGTTGTATCAGAACTAATACCACGGTTTTGAACATCGCAATTTTTGAGTAACTCTACCCATTCACCTTCATCAGTTATGCTATCTCCTAGAAAAACAATTCCCAAGTTGGATTTAGGCAAAATTTCAAATTGGCTTTTTTTATGTAAGTGATACGTGCTGTAAACAGCAGTTGAGCTAGTTTTAGCTGAAACTTTTGTCCACAAATAGGGAAAACCACCTTTTTTGAGAACAAATATAATACCAATTACTATAAATAAAGTATTAAATAGTAAGGAAAGAAACAAAATTGAATTTCTACTGTTCATGATTTGATGAATTGCATTCTTCTATCAGTCTTGATTTTTTCATAAAAAGAAAAAGATCGACCTTTTGAAGCTCCTATTTTAATAAAAGGGATAACTGGTTACTACTTACCCAATCACCGCTCCCCGTTAAAAATAGGTTGACTTTCACTACTGAGGTTAACATATTTTATGTTAAAATATTTACAGAGTCATAAAGGCTTGCAAGCGTTGCCAAACATCTTCTAATAAATCAGGGCTCTCGGCATCGAACCATTCAATTTCAGGATATGCTCTAAACCAAGTCCGTTGACGTTTGGCAAATTGCCGTGTGTGCAAAACGGTGAGTTCTTTAGCTTTCTCTAAAGAAATTTCCCCCGCTAAATATTGCTTAATTTCTTGATATCCTAAAGTATTGAGTAAAGGTAAATCGGTACCGTACTTTTGACAAAGAAACTCTACCTCAGCTACCAAACCATCTGCAATCATTTTTTCAGTACGCCGTGCAATGCGATTTGTCAGATGTGCGGGATAGCAATCCAACCCAATTTGCAGAATGGGATAATCTGGAGGGTTTTCACCTTGCTGCTTGGAAATTGGACGACCAGTTACATAAAATACCTCTAACGCTCTTAAAGTCCGCACTGGATCGTTAGGATGAATTTTTTCTGTAGCAATTGGGTCAATTTGTTGCAACATGGCATACAATTGCCTTTGACCTAACGATTCGAGTTGCGATCGCAGTTCTTGGTGGGGTGCTACTCTAGGAATCTTCATTCCCCGCGTTATGGATTTAATGTATAGCCCTGTACCTCCAACTAATAGGAGGGGGGGATGGGGGGAGGGGGTAGACAAGGTAGAATTGTCCGCCTTGTCCTCTCGCTCTCCGTTGTCCCCTTGTCCCACAATTGGGGGAAAAGAGATCAGTGCTTGTGCTTGTGCTTGATAATCAGCAACTGTCAAAGTGTCTGTGGGGTTGCAGATATCGATTAAGTAATGAGGTAGCAACTTTTGTTCATCTGTTGTAGGCTTAGCTGTACCGATATCAAACTCCCTGTATACCTGACGGGAATCGGCACTGAGAATGATACTACCGAGTCGCAACGCCAAAGCCAATGCTAAACCTGACTTACCTGTTGCTGTTGCGCCACAAATCACAATTAATTTGGTCATCAGAAAAATTATGAATAATGGATTATAAATTATGAAACCAGAAGAAATGCCTAACTTTCATAATTCATCATTCATAATTCATAATTCCCAAAGGGTATATCCCCATATTAAATTTCTCTTCAGGTCGGCCCACAGTCGTCACTAAGGCTTTTGTGCTAGAATTCTGGAGT
It encodes the following:
- a CDS encoding DUF2993 domain-containing protein, yielding MLEQQKIEEQMLSQVAEKTLSQQMDSADKIEVDVQTDLLKIIQGEADGVSVAGRGLVIKDIRLQELVLQTDGISVNPLSALFGQVELNKPVNATARVVLAEADINNALKSNYIRSKIPDFYLNVDDRIVTLKPQEIQIYLPGNGKMTFNGKILVQDRGKTQSVCFAAMASPRTQDKPVMLENFNCTEGEGIALDIVVALMEKVKELLALPYFVFEDMAIRVKEMKVQKESLILLVEAYVKHLPS
- a CDS encoding cytochrome P450, giving the protein MKLPLLQTIQLIINPIKFLENSAARYGDPFSVRVLGLNSPPVVFFSHPQAIAECFAVPAKELDFKKATHVFEPLFGSNSIVLQEGRSHNRQRQLLMPPFHGDRMKTYGEAICNITEEATQNWQVGTIVSMQKIMPDITLQIILQVVFGLRPGDRYQQLRKKLTSLLEDITKPLYSTFFFFPPLQKDLGTWSPWGNYKKRIEDIDKLIYAEISERRVENKNLDSNSRTDVLSLLMSASDEDGQKMTDIELRDQLVSLLLLGYETTAAVLTWVFYLIHSHPQVKDNLLKELNSLDSKASPEDITQLPYLSAVCQETLRVHPIALICTPRMVKDKVEIAGQKYEFGTVLVPCIYLAHQRLETYPEPKKFLPERFLERKFSPYEYLPFGGGYRGCIGTAFSMYELKLVLATILMRFQLELADNRPVHPVRRGITIVPSGGVKMVIKSISDG
- a CDS encoding cytochrome P450 — translated: MKLPNTVRTPGLIQILHWILSPMAQMEACAKRYGDIFTLNLMQPVVFVSNPQALQQILTSDTKEFEAPSDWNTVFEPMLGKNSVITLSGEAHRRQRQLLMPPFHGDRMKVYGQVMSKVTEEVMSQWQIDKPFSLRNAMQTIALRVIMQAVFGLYDSDRAEEIEKTLCLLLDERENTPIRVLQLYFPALQKDLGPQSPWGRFLRNRAKVHQLLQEEIQERREKPDASRTDILSLLMAATDEDGQPMTDEELRDELVTLLTAGHETTATALTWAIYWIHKLPEVKEKLQAELDSLSARLDYSTVLKLPYLNAVCCETLRIYPVGMLTFPRVVKTPVSMCGYDLEPGTILLGSIYLTHQREDLYPEPKQFKPERFLERQFSPYEYLPFGGGVRRCIGTAFAQFEMKVVLATILSQLDLALVTKDDIKPKRRGLVTGPHRPIEMAVASPHSIKSQLLESISG
- a CDS encoding AbrB/MazE/SpoVT family DNA-binding domain-containing protein, producing MEITKISNEGQVIIPEPLRKSHGWEVEQELIAIDMGDGILLKPKKPFLETTLADVAGCLKYQGTPKTVEEMDDAIRQGIEESWHGGS
- a CDS encoding cytochrome P450, encoding MILPNPVQKPPSVQLLEWIFTPLSQMEECAKRYGDIFTLQLGRNTPPLVVTSHPQALQEILTNDTEKFTSPGELNTEFEPLVGKQSVFTLSGEAHQRQRQLLMPPFHGDRMRSYGQVINDVTEQIMSQWQIGKPFCARSAMQAITLRVIIQAVFGLYNSSRAQQLEQLLAAILDRGSSLLSMTLLFFPALRMSYPGSWLWEKGMRRQQKADELIYSEIQERRKQGNCLRTDILSMLVAARDEMGEQMTDEQLRDELITVLTAGHETTATALTWALYWIHKLPAVREQLLQELDNLGENPDPMTVFKLPYLNAVCCETLRIYPVGMLTFARVAQTSVSLMGHTIEPGTDVIGSIYLAHRRQETYPEPENFKPERFLEKQFSPYEFLPFGGGIRRCIGLAFAQFEMKLVLAKILSTYNLASVNYHEVKPKRRGLVTGPNRPIELVIKNQHKTKPIPSTSSLELVEKPL
- a CDS encoding transketolase; amino-acid sequence: MTATTPKETSTAPNFCEGIQYFGGAIPGFETYGKIPAVDSGDCAIANASDPAAVFQTLLAADALRYLTLQITGSKASGHPGGFASQAEAYASLVMLGYKNIITEVGHHAPGFYSAMFLDRSLEDMGIYTVQQLRDRFREKHGLLGHLSGYIPGILAPAGPLGQGQHFAMAAALLHKDKLFPFTIGDGGLGEPYVMSSMAHFHTAFPGVTNFLPVLVWNGYSQEHHSMVSLKTNQQMLEYWRGNGFEEVVLVDAKDFDDTNQSGDYVDSTAFSFEKRLAFTQAVLSGVDKAARSALGGKLTVFIIKQLKGAGVHARGAKSHNLYPKDTLDAPHIVSALKERALPVEAWELVRTNCERAGGGPAAKTVVTEFEYPLPDLGKLPLEEYAVGGEAKVSTTAMGQLVAKVGQIDSHFLVTNADGNEASGIGNINQALKIIHPTTDDLYNQTPNGQVYEPLSEDACAGLAVGLSLMGARTLWCSYESFAINGLPIWQTVTQAMAELRRLTPSTITLFTAGALEQGRNGWTHQRPEIEAYFASMMRNGNVFPVFPPDANSIQVCYDWALTTKNKGIVITASKSPLPIRTTFEQTRQGLHDGAIALHETSGKKKVVFAVIGDMTLIPVFEAAASLEQEGIGVKIVSVINPRRLYRLGDTAWDTCSEPDGDFVSDEKFAELFDGDALIGVTGGASAMLEPIMLRSTSKRDTFAWKRGETTASAGELMAFNGLTAAALKKRGLELVG
- a CDS encoding type II toxin-antitoxin system HicB family antitoxin translates to MKFKVIFTFDSEYEGYVAEVPELPGCVSQGKTLDEAIENIKDAIKGYLHVEAKHGKPYVPKESQTFIGEVIV
- a CDS encoding type II toxin-antitoxin system HicA family toxin, which gives rise to MGRLSNISGKEAVKIFEKFGYVLDHQTGSHMILSHILKPTLSVPNHRELAPGLLRSLIRQAGMTVDEFLENQ
- a CDS encoding GDSL-type esterase/lipase family protein, giving the protein MNSRNSILFLSLLFNTLFIVIGIIFVLKKGGFPYLWTKVSAKTSSTAVYSTYHLHKKSQFEILPKSNLGIVFLGDSITDEGEWVELLKNCDVQNRGISSDTTEFVLNRLDAIVEAQPKKIFLMIGINDIINYNKSLEEVLINYKAILTKLQKQTPKTKVFIQSVLPVNNQITRYYKDNSNILKLNSKLQELSKDFSYQYIDLFSYLADSKNQLDIKYTSDGLHLNGQGYLIWAKAIEKYVND